From Deltaproteobacteria bacterium, a single genomic window includes:
- a CDS encoding OmpA family protein, whose protein sequence is MSGMPDKIITAREGRYQKMISASADSMDGDHNWLITLSDLLSLLLVFFIIIFAMTRVTGGKKEAPKPKAGNPPVLAALPLPETNQPTNKKLEDIQKDMKATVASLSLDDQVMIQVMNQEILITMKENVTFLTGEADILKSSGPILDSIADVIKRYPSFRVEIDGHTDDLPINNRRFPSNWELSVARATSVLKYLIAHQGIEPDRFTIKGNGEQRPLSPNYSSEQRAQNRRVEIRLKDDHSSV, encoded by the coding sequence ATGAGCGGGATGCCGGATAAAATAATAACAGCCCGTGAGGGACGATATCAAAAAATGATTTCGGCCTCGGCCGACTCGATGGACGGTGACCATAACTGGCTGATTACCTTAAGCGATTTACTGTCTTTACTGCTGGTCTTCTTTATTATCATCTTTGCCATGACCAGGGTGACTGGAGGAAAGAAAGAGGCCCCCAAACCCAAAGCGGGGAATCCTCCGGTCCTGGCAGCGCTTCCCCTGCCTGAAACGAACCAGCCGACGAACAAAAAACTCGAAGATATTCAAAAAGATATGAAGGCGACCGTGGCCAGCTTGAGCCTGGATGATCAGGTGATGATCCAAGTTATGAATCAAGAGATACTGATAACCATGAAAGAAAACGTAACCTTTTTGACCGGGGAGGCGGATATTCTGAAATCGTCCGGACCGATCCTGGATTCCATTGCTGATGTGATCAAAAGGTATCCCTCTTTCCGGGTGGAGATCGACGGCCATACCGATGATCTGCCCATTAATAACCGGCGGTTTCCTTCCAATTGGGAGTTGTCGGTAGCCCGGGCTACCAGTGTCTTAAAATACCTGATTGCCCATCAGGGAATAGAGCCCGACCGTTTTACCATTAAAGGGAATGGCGAACAAAGGCCGTTGTCCCCAAATTATAGCTCTGAACAAAGGGCCCAAAACAGGCGGGTGGAGATACGGCTTAAGGATGACCATTCCAGTGTTTAA